From Parambassis ranga chromosome 9, fParRan2.1, whole genome shotgun sequence, the proteins below share one genomic window:
- the naa35 gene encoding N-alpha-acetyltransferase 35, NatC auxiliary subunit translates to MVMKSAVEDDDTGWGLGIPEKMKNNANWVDITHEFKGACKELNLGELLHDKLFGLFEAMSAIEMMDPKMDAGMIGNQVNRKVLNFEQAIKEGAIKVKDLSLPELIGIIDTCFCCLITWLEGHSLAQTVFTCLYVHNPDLIEEPALKAFALGMLKVCDIAREKVNKAAVFEEEDFQAMTYGFKMANNVTDLRVTGMLKDVEDELQRKVKSTRSRQGEQRNPEVEREHQQCLALFNRIKFTRLLLTALIAFTKKETSSVGEAQKLVAQAADLLSPIHSSIQHGIQSQNDTTKGDHPIMMGFEPLVNQRLLPPTFPRYAKIIKREDMVAYFSKLIERIKTVCDVINTTNLHGILDFFCEFSEQSPCVLSRSLLQTTFLIDNKKVFGTHLMQDMIKDALRYFVSPPVLSYKCCLFNNHQAKDYIDSFVTHCSRPFCSLIQIHGHNRARQRDKLGHILEEFATLQDEAEKVDAALHSLLMKLEPQRQHLACLGTWILYHNLRIMIQYLLSGFELELYSMHEYYYIYWYLSEFLYAWLMSTLSRADSSQMAEERIQEEQLKGRSSKKTKKKKKVRPLSKEITMSQAYQNMCAGMYKTMVALDMDGKVRKPQFELDSEQVRYEHRFAPFNSVVTPPPVHYIQFKEMSDLKKYNPPPGSADLYMAASKHFQQAKLILENVPSPDPEVNRILKVAKPNIVVMKLLAGGHKKETKVLPEFDFSAHKYFPVVKII, encoded by the exons ATGGTGATGAAGTCAGCAGTTGAGGATGATGATACTGGCTGGGGGCTGGGCATCCCAGAAAAGATGAAGAACAATGCAAACTGGGTTGACATTACACATGAATTTAAGGGTGCCTGCAAAG AATTGAACCTAGGAGAGTTGCTTCATGACAAACT GTTTGGCCTGTTTGAGGCCATGTCAGCTATAGAGATGATGGATCCTAAGATGGATGCAGGAATGATTGGAAACCAAGTCAACAGAAAAGTGCTTAATTTTGAACAAGCTATTAAG GAAGGTGCAATCAAAGTCAAAGACCTTAGTCTTCCTGAGCTGATCGGCATCATAGAcacatgtttctgttgtttg aTAACATGGCTGGAGGGTCACTCCCTGGCCCAGACTGTGTTCACCTGCCTTTACGTCCATAACCCTGACCTGATTGAGGAACCAGCCCTCAAAGCTTTTGCGCTGGGCATGTTGAAGGTGTGCGACATTGCCAGAGAGAAAGTCAACAAGGCTGCTGTTTTTGAAGAG gAAGACTTCCAGGCCATGACCTATGGCTTCAAGATGGCAAATAATGTCACAGACCTGCGAGTGACAG GTATGCTGAAAGATGTGGAGGATGAGTTACAGAGAAAAGTTAAG AGCACACGCAGTCGACAGGGTGAGCAGCGTAATCCAGAGGTTGAGCGGGAG CATCAACAGTGCCTGGCACTTTTCAATAGAATCAAGTTCACACGCCTTCTACTGACCGCACTGATCGCCTTTACAAAGAAAGAG aCCAGCTCAGTGGGTGAGGCCCAGAAGCTTGTGGCTCAGGCAGCTGACCTGTTATCACCCATTCATTCCAGTATTCAGCATGGCATCCAGTCACAAAACGACACCACTAAAGGAG ACCACCCCATTATGATGGGCTTTGAGCCCCTTGTCAACCAGAGACTGTTGCCACCTACCTTTCCTCGCTACGCCAAGATTATTAAGAGAGAAGATATGGTGGCCTATTTCAGCAAGCTTATAGAACGTATCAAGACTGTTTGTGATGTGATCAACACCACCAACCTACACGGCATACTG GACTTCTTCTGTGAATTCAGTGAGCAGTCTCCATGTGTGCTGTCCCGGTCTCTTCTCCAG aCAACCTTCCTGATAGATAATAAAAAAGTGTTTGGAACCCACCTAATGCAGGACATGATTAAAGACGCTCTACGGTACTTTGTCAGCCCCCCTGTCCTCTCCTACAA atgttgtttgttCAACAACCACCAAGCCAAGGACTACATTGACTCCTTTGTTACACACTGCTCCAGG CCATTCTGCAGCCTCATCCAGATCCACGGACACAACCGAGCTCGGCAGAGAGACAAGCTGGGACATATTCTTGAAGAGTTTGCCACTCTGCAGGAtgag GCAGAGAAGGTGGATGCAGCCCTGCATAGCTTACTGATGAAACTTGAGCCTCAGCGACAGCATCTAGCCTGTCTTGGCACCTGGATCCTCTACCATAACCTGAGGATTATGATCCAGTACCTGCTGAGTGGCTTTGAGCTGGAGCTTTACAGCATGCACGAATACTATTACATCTACTG GTACCTATCGGAGTTCCTTTATGCATGGCTGATGTCCACTCTGAGCAGAGCAGACTCATCTCAGATGGCAGAAGAgcggattcaggaggagcaacTGAAGGGACGCAGCAGTAAAAagaccaagaagaagaagaaag TTCGCCCTCTCAGTAAGGAGATTACCATGAGTCAAGCATACCAGAACATGTGTGCTGGCATGTACAAG ACCATGGTAGCTTTGGATATGGATGGGAAGGTGCGAAAGCCTCAGTTTGAACTGGACAGTGAGCAGGTCCGCTATGAGCATCGCTTCGCCCCCTTTAACAGTGTGGTTACGCCCCCACCTGTGCACTACATCCAGTTCAAG GAGATGTCTGATCTGAAGAAGTACAATCCTCCACCCGGCTCTGCGGACCTCTACATGGCAGCCAGCAAACACTTTCAGCAGGCCAAGCTCATTCTAGAAAATGTGCCCAGTCCAGACCCCGAg GTGAACCGTATACTGAAGGTGGCCAAACCCAATATTGTAGTTATGAAGCTTCTGGCAGGAGGACATAAGAAGGAGACCAAG GTGCTGCCGGAGTTTGACTTCTCAGCTCACAAGTACTTCCCTGTGGTTAAAATTATTTGA